One region of Pyramidobacter sp. YE332 genomic DNA includes:
- a CDS encoding NADH:flavin oxidoreductase, which yields MRLLREPVTIKNVTLKNRLVMPPMATEKADRGAVTAATLAWYDEKSRGGFIGLVETEHCYVSPEGQASPCQLSISRDSDVEGLSRLVRTVHANGSPLVAQLNHAGSLAKEEVTGLPAYGASAVTNPRRGTRVPVALDAAGLDKIVRDFAAAARRAKEAGFDGVELHSAHGYLLDQFYSPLTNRRGDEYGISPENRVRLHGRVIAAVREAVGDDYLVALRLGAGDYMPGGATAEDGARAAAFFERCGVDMISLSGGMCGYIVPGLDGEGYFSRLSAAVKEKVSVPVLLTGGVVTGAGAEKLLWEGKADLIGVGRAILQDSGWAARVMSGA from the coding sequence ATGCGACTTTTGCGGGAACCTGTGACGATCAAAAACGTGACGCTGAAAAACCGTCTGGTGATGCCGCCCATGGCGACGGAAAAGGCCGATCGCGGCGCGGTGACGGCGGCGACGCTGGCCTGGTACGACGAGAAGTCCCGCGGCGGATTCATCGGCCTGGTCGAAACGGAGCACTGCTACGTCAGTCCGGAAGGGCAGGCGAGTCCGTGCCAGCTTTCGATCTCGCGCGACAGCGACGTTGAAGGGCTGAGCCGGCTGGTACGGACGGTGCACGCCAACGGCTCGCCGCTCGTGGCTCAGCTGAACCACGCCGGCAGCTTGGCGAAAGAAGAGGTGACGGGGCTGCCGGCGTACGGCGCTTCGGCGGTGACGAACCCGCGCCGCGGCACGCGCGTCCCCGTGGCGCTGGACGCGGCCGGGCTGGACAAAATCGTCCGCGATTTCGCCGCGGCCGCCCGCCGCGCGAAAGAGGCGGGCTTTGACGGCGTGGAGCTCCATTCGGCTCACGGCTATCTGCTCGACCAATTTTATTCGCCGTTGACGAACCGGCGCGGCGACGAATACGGCATTTCGCCGGAAAACCGCGTGCGCCTGCACGGCCGTGTGATCGCCGCGGTACGCGAGGCCGTCGGCGACGATTACCTCGTGGCGTTGCGCCTGGGCGCCGGCGATTACATGCCCGGCGGAGCGACAGCGGAGGACGGCGCGCGGGCGGCGGCATTCTTCGAGCGCTGCGGCGTCGACATGATCAGCCTGTCCGGCGGCATGTGCGGTTACATCGTGCCGGGGCTGGACGGCGAGGGCTATTTCAGCCGGCTTTCCGCGGCGGTGAAGGAAAAGGTTTCCGTCCCCGTGCTGCTGACCGGCGGCGTCGTCACCGGCGCCGGCGCGGAAAAACTGCTGTGGGAAGGGAAGGCCGACCTGATCGGCGTAGGGCGCGCGATCCTGCAGGACTCCGGCTGGGCGGCCCGCGTCATGAGCGGCGCATAA